From the genome of Desmodus rotundus isolate HL8 chromosome 2, HLdesRot8A.1, whole genome shotgun sequence, one region includes:
- the CD28 gene encoding T-cell-specific surface glycoprotein CD28 isoform X2, whose product MLLFSLENKILVKQSPMLVVNNNAVNLSCKYTYNLFSKEFRASLYKGADSAVEVCVVNGNYSHQLQFQSKTGFNCDGKLGNETVTFYLWNLFVNQTDIYFCKIEVMYPPPYIDNEKSNGTIIHVKENQLCPAHQTPESSKPFWALVVVDGILALYSLLVTVALFTCWMKNKRNRILQSDYMNMTPRRPGPTRRHYHPYAPARDFAAYRS is encoded by the exons AAAACAAGATTTTGGTGAAGCAGTCGCCCATGCTTGTGGTGAACAACAACGCTGTCAACCTTAGCTGCAAATACACCTACAACCTCTTTTCAAAGGAGTTCCGGGCATCCCTTTACAAGGGAGCAGATAGTGCTGTGGAAGTTTGTGTTGTGAATGGAAACTACTCCCATCAGCTTCAGTTTCAGTCAAAAACGGGATTCAACTGTGATGGGAAATTGGGCAACGAAACAGTGACATTCTACCTCTGGAATTTGTTCGTTAACCAAACAGATATTTACTTCTGCAAAATAGAAGTCATGTATCCTCCTCCTTACATAGACAATGAGAAGAGCAATGGAACCATTATCCATGTGAAAG AGAATCAGCTTTGTCCAGCTCACCAAACTCCTGAGTCTTCTAAGCCATTTTGGGCACTGGTGGTGGTTGATGGAATCTTGGCTTTGTATAGCTTGCTAGTAACAGTGGCTCTTTTTACTTGCTGG ATGAAGAATAAGAGGAACAGGATCCTTCAGAGTGACTACATGAACATGACCCCCCGGAGGCCGGGGCCCACTCGCAGACACTACCATCCCTATGCCCCAGCACGAGACTTTGCAGCCTACCGCTCCTGA
- the CD28 gene encoding T-cell-specific surface glycoprotein CD28 isoform X3, with protein MPRENKILVKQSPMLVVNNNAVNLSCKYTYNLFSKEFRASLYKGADSAVEVCVVNGNYSHQLQFQSKTGFNCDGKLGNETVTFYLWNLFVNQTDIYFCKIEVMYPPPYIDNEKSNGTIIHVKENQLCPAHQTPESSKPFWALVVVDGILALYSLLVTVALFTCWMKNKRNRILQSDYMNMTPRRPGPTRRHYHPYAPARDFAAYRS; from the exons AAAACAAGATTTTGGTGAAGCAGTCGCCCATGCTTGTGGTGAACAACAACGCTGTCAACCTTAGCTGCAAATACACCTACAACCTCTTTTCAAAGGAGTTCCGGGCATCCCTTTACAAGGGAGCAGATAGTGCTGTGGAAGTTTGTGTTGTGAATGGAAACTACTCCCATCAGCTTCAGTTTCAGTCAAAAACGGGATTCAACTGTGATGGGAAATTGGGCAACGAAACAGTGACATTCTACCTCTGGAATTTGTTCGTTAACCAAACAGATATTTACTTCTGCAAAATAGAAGTCATGTATCCTCCTCCTTACATAGACAATGAGAAGAGCAATGGAACCATTATCCATGTGAAAG AGAATCAGCTTTGTCCAGCTCACCAAACTCCTGAGTCTTCTAAGCCATTTTGGGCACTGGTGGTGGTTGATGGAATCTTGGCTTTGTATAGCTTGCTAGTAACAGTGGCTCTTTTTACTTGCTGG ATGAAGAATAAGAGGAACAGGATCCTTCAGAGTGACTACATGAACATGACCCCCCGGAGGCCGGGGCCCACTCGCAGACACTACCATCCCTATGCCCCAGCACGAGACTTTGCAGCCTACCGCTCCTGA
- the CD28 gene encoding T-cell-specific surface glycoprotein CD28 isoform X4, which yields MLVVNNNAVNLSCKYTYNLFSKEFRASLYKGADSAVEVCVVNGNYSHQLQFQSKTGFNCDGKLGNETVTFYLWNLFVNQTDIYFCKIEVMYPPPYIDNEKSNGTIIHVKENQLCPAHQTPESSKPFWALVVVDGILALYSLLVTVALFTCWMKNKRNRILQSDYMNMTPRRPGPTRRHYHPYAPARDFAAYRS from the exons ATGCTTGTGGTGAACAACAACGCTGTCAACCTTAGCTGCAAATACACCTACAACCTCTTTTCAAAGGAGTTCCGGGCATCCCTTTACAAGGGAGCAGATAGTGCTGTGGAAGTTTGTGTTGTGAATGGAAACTACTCCCATCAGCTTCAGTTTCAGTCAAAAACGGGATTCAACTGTGATGGGAAATTGGGCAACGAAACAGTGACATTCTACCTCTGGAATTTGTTCGTTAACCAAACAGATATTTACTTCTGCAAAATAGAAGTCATGTATCCTCCTCCTTACATAGACAATGAGAAGAGCAATGGAACCATTATCCATGTGAAAG AGAATCAGCTTTGTCCAGCTCACCAAACTCCTGAGTCTTCTAAGCCATTTTGGGCACTGGTGGTGGTTGATGGAATCTTGGCTTTGTATAGCTTGCTAGTAACAGTGGCTCTTTTTACTTGCTGG ATGAAGAATAAGAGGAACAGGATCCTTCAGAGTGACTACATGAACATGACCCCCCGGAGGCCGGGGCCCACTCGCAGACACTACCATCCCTATGCCCCAGCACGAGACTTTGCAGCCTACCGCTCCTGA
- the CD28 gene encoding T-cell-specific surface glycoprotein CD28 isoform X1, with product MILRLLLALNLFPSIQVSENKILVKQSPMLVVNNNAVNLSCKYTYNLFSKEFRASLYKGADSAVEVCVVNGNYSHQLQFQSKTGFNCDGKLGNETVTFYLWNLFVNQTDIYFCKIEVMYPPPYIDNEKSNGTIIHVKENQLCPAHQTPESSKPFWALVVVDGILALYSLLVTVALFTCWMKNKRNRILQSDYMNMTPRRPGPTRRHYHPYAPARDFAAYRS from the exons AAAACAAGATTTTGGTGAAGCAGTCGCCCATGCTTGTGGTGAACAACAACGCTGTCAACCTTAGCTGCAAATACACCTACAACCTCTTTTCAAAGGAGTTCCGGGCATCCCTTTACAAGGGAGCAGATAGTGCTGTGGAAGTTTGTGTTGTGAATGGAAACTACTCCCATCAGCTTCAGTTTCAGTCAAAAACGGGATTCAACTGTGATGGGAAATTGGGCAACGAAACAGTGACATTCTACCTCTGGAATTTGTTCGTTAACCAAACAGATATTTACTTCTGCAAAATAGAAGTCATGTATCCTCCTCCTTACATAGACAATGAGAAGAGCAATGGAACCATTATCCATGTGAAAG AGAATCAGCTTTGTCCAGCTCACCAAACTCCTGAGTCTTCTAAGCCATTTTGGGCACTGGTGGTGGTTGATGGAATCTTGGCTTTGTATAGCTTGCTAGTAACAGTGGCTCTTTTTACTTGCTGG ATGAAGAATAAGAGGAACAGGATCCTTCAGAGTGACTACATGAACATGACCCCCCGGAGGCCGGGGCCCACTCGCAGACACTACCATCCCTATGCCCCAGCACGAGACTTTGCAGCCTACCGCTCCTGA